From Desulfonatronum sp. SC1:
AAGTGCTGGAATTCAATTTCGCTTTTTTTAAACCAATGATGGAGAAAAAACAGCTTCTGTTTACACTCGAACAAAAACTGGCAGTTGAGGATTCAATAGTTTTTACTGATAAGGAGAAAATCTATGCCATTTTTACCAATCTGGTAAAAAATGCTTATAAATACACCCATAAAGGCGAAATTAGGTTTGGCTGCATACGAAAAAACAGTCATTTGATGCTTTATGTAAAAGATACTGGCATAGGAG
This genomic window contains:
- a CDS encoding HAMP domain-containing sensor histidine kinase, which encodes PMNGILGFVELLKGKELSGSKQKEYIEIIESSGERLLTLLNNLIDISKIEAGLMEIHLSETNINEVLEFNFAFFKPMMEKKQLLFTLEQKLAVEDSIVFTDKEKIYAIFTNLVKNAYKYTHKGEIRFGCIRKNSHLMLYVKDTGIG